DNA from Intestinimonas massiliensis (ex Afouda et al. 2020):
GGCGGCGGCCCGGGACGGGCTGACCCTGTGCTACAACGTCATCATCCCCTCCCTGTTTCCCTTCTTCGTCCTCTCTGCCCTGGTGGTGGACCTGGGGCTGGCCGGGCATCTGGGCCGGGCGCTGGAGGGGATCATGCGCCCGCTGTTCAACGTGCCGGGGGCCTGCGCCCCCGCCCTGGCCCTGGGCTTTGTGGGGGGATACCCGGTGGGGGCCCGAACCGCTTTACAGCTCTACCAGAAGGGCATGTGCACCAAGACCGAGGCCGAGCGGCTGCTCGCCTTCTGCAACAATTCCGGCCCCGCCTTTATTCTGGGCGTGGTGGGGGCTGGGGTCTTTGCCAGCAGCAAGGTGGGCGTGCTGCTCTACTTGGCCCATGCCGCGGCCTCGGTGTGCGTGGGACTGGTATTTCGCTTTTACAAGGCGGGCAAACGCCGGGGCGAGCCCCGCCGGGTCGGGCCCCGCTTTGAGGCCGCGCGCTTCACCGCCGCCTTCACCGGGGCCATCCGGGACTCCTTCCTCTCCACCCTGAATATCTGCGCCTTTGTCGTGTTCTTCACCGTGGTCATCAGGCTGTTTTTTCTCTCCGGCGTGCTGCCGGGGCTGGCCGGGCTCCTGGGGCGGCTGCTGGGACCGCTGGGGTTTTCCCGGGCCTGGGCGGAGCGGCTGCTCACCGGCTTTTTCGAAATTTCCTCCGGCGTCTGGACCCTGTCCGGAGAGGGGGACATGGCGGGACGCATGTCTATGGCCGCCTTTATGCTGGGATGGGCGGGGCTGTCCGTTCACTGCCAGGTTCTGTCCTTCCTGGGCGGCAGCGGTCTGTCGGCGCGGACCTATATCCTGGGAAAAATGCTCCACGGCGGCCTGTCCGCCCTGTTTGTGGGGCTGCTCGCCCGCCTGTTTCCCCTGGAAGCCCCCGTGTCCTCCTACCTGGCCGACCAGGTGGAGAGCCTCTCCGCCTTAGACTTCTCCACCGCCCTTACCATCTCCACCGTATGCGCCTGGGTGCTGTGGCTGCTGTTCTTCACCGCCGCCCTGGCCGCGGTGCGAAAAACCAGTAGAAAAAGGCGGAAAGCTGTGCTATGATGGTAGACAGCAAAGGAAAGGCTGGAGGCGCGGCACATGTTGTTCGAAAAAAAGATGGACCCCAGATGCTCCTACTGTTCCCGGAGCGCCAGACTGGATGACGAGACCGTCATGTGCATCAAAAAGGGGGTAGTGCCCGCCGGGTACCACTGCCGCGGCTTCCAATACGACCCGCTCAAGCGGGTGCCGCCCCGTCCGGCGGCCCCGGACTTTTCCCGGCTCAAGGACGAGGACTTCTCCTTATAGGCATGAGAAACGGGAGGCGCGTCAATTTTGACGCGCCTCCCGTTTTACTGCAGTTTCCACTCCCACTCAGTCGTCCCAATCGTCGTCATCATCGTCGTCGTGGTCGTGATGGTCATCGTCATCCCAGTCG
Protein-coding regions in this window:
- a CDS encoding nucleoside recognition domain-containing protein, with amino-acid sequence MSKLLSRQGVRDFCLGLALLLATLALMFWPKDSMAAARDGLTLCYNVIIPSLFPFFVLSALVVDLGLAGHLGRALEGIMRPLFNVPGACAPALALGFVGGYPVGARTALQLYQKGMCTKTEAERLLAFCNNSGPAFILGVVGAGVFASSKVGVLLYLAHAAASVCVGLVFRFYKAGKRRGEPRRVGPRFEAARFTAAFTGAIRDSFLSTLNICAFVVFFTVVIRLFFLSGVLPGLAGLLGRLLGPLGFSRAWAERLLTGFFEISSGVWTLSGEGDMAGRMSMAAFMLGWAGLSVHCQVLSFLGGSGLSARTYILGKMLHGGLSALFVGLLARLFPLEAPVSSYLADQVESLSALDFSTALTISTVCAWVLWLLFFTAALAAVRKTSRKRRKAVL